A genome region from Lactobacillus sp. ESL0791 includes the following:
- the abc-f gene encoding ribosomal protection-like ABC-F family protein, with product MIIAQGHDLEKQFGATTLFKNVNFSIDSNARIGLVGPNGVGKTTLLKIMTGEEEATHGDFTVNKNIDVGYIAQENALDEDKTIWNEVLEVFAPLINTGKKIEQMQEQIAEQPENQDLLKQYDQMQFNFEQDGGYTYQADIKSILNGFNFPEKTWSKLIGSLSGGEKTRLAFVKLLLQKPPLLLLDEPTNYLDLDTLDWLESFLKGYSGAILVVSHDQYFLDHLATQIFELQFGKLTAFKGNYSAYLAERKLRDRQQEEAYEKQQEKIKKDEEFIQKNLVRATTTKRAQSRRKQLEKIERIQPPKHKSKVRIHFASERPSGKEVLILKDLTIGYPTKTMVKDISLQVNKGDRVAVIGPNGIGKSTLLKTIMKQLTPKGGSIKYGAALDIGYYDQELQTLEPGKTVIDTVWDRHKTMPEKDVRSILASFLFTAKDIDKTVGQLSGGQKARLTLTVLSLEHNNFLLMDEPTNHLDIEAKEVLENALQDFDGTLLFVSHDRYFINQLSNKIVAVKDGQAKVYEGDYSYYLDEKAKQDATEQDNNALMQNEDKSDSGSQKLSYQEQKQRDSQKRKLERDVSQAEDKIDDLEKQQAAIEEKMANPEIATNFDKLGPLQEQLTEISQKLDKANTAWEQAVDALDKFE from the coding sequence ATGATAATTGCACAAGGGCACGATTTAGAAAAACAATTCGGTGCCACCACTTTATTTAAAAATGTTAACTTTTCGATTGACTCTAATGCCCGCATCGGTCTCGTCGGACCCAACGGTGTCGGCAAAACCACCCTACTCAAAATCATGACGGGTGAAGAAGAAGCAACACATGGCGACTTTACCGTTAACAAGAACATTGACGTCGGCTATATTGCCCAGGAAAATGCGCTAGACGAGGATAAAACCATCTGGAACGAGGTGCTGGAAGTCTTTGCACCACTGATTAATACAGGCAAAAAGATTGAACAGATGCAGGAACAAATTGCCGAGCAGCCAGAAAATCAGGATTTGCTCAAACAATATGACCAAATGCAGTTCAATTTTGAACAAGACGGCGGCTATACTTACCAGGCAGATATCAAGAGCATTTTGAACGGGTTTAACTTCCCCGAAAAAACCTGGTCGAAACTAATCGGCAGTTTGTCTGGCGGTGAAAAAACGCGACTGGCTTTTGTCAAATTGCTGTTGCAAAAACCGCCGCTGCTGCTGCTTGATGAGCCGACCAATTATTTGGATTTGGATACACTAGATTGGCTGGAAAGCTTTCTTAAGGGCTATTCCGGTGCCATTTTGGTTGTTTCACATGACCAGTATTTCTTGGATCATCTTGCGACCCAAATTTTCGAATTACAATTTGGCAAACTGACTGCTTTTAAAGGCAACTATTCCGCCTATCTCGCTGAACGCAAATTGCGCGACCGTCAGCAAGAAGAAGCTTACGAAAAGCAGCAGGAAAAAATCAAAAAAGATGAAGAATTCATCCAAAAAAACCTAGTGCGTGCAACCACAACTAAGCGGGCGCAAAGCCGGCGCAAACAGCTCGAAAAAATCGAACGGATTCAGCCGCCCAAACACAAGAGCAAGGTACGGATTCACTTTGCAAGTGAACGGCCATCAGGCAAGGAAGTCCTAATTTTAAAAGACCTTACAATTGGTTATCCCACAAAGACGATGGTCAAAGACATCTCGCTGCAGGTCAACAAGGGTGACCGCGTCGCCGTGATCGGACCAAATGGGATTGGCAAGTCGACTCTGCTCAAAACAATCATGAAGCAGCTGACACCTAAAGGCGGCAGCATTAAGTACGGTGCTGCGCTAGATATCGGCTATTATGATCAGGAACTGCAGACACTTGAACCGGGCAAAACCGTGATCGACACGGTCTGGGACCGCCATAAAACGATGCCGGAAAAGGATGTCCGGTCGATTTTAGCCAGTTTTCTTTTTACGGCCAAAGACATTGATAAGACCGTGGGCCAGCTATCGGGTGGACAAAAGGCGCGGTTAACTTTAACCGTTCTGTCACTTGAGCACAACAACTTCTTGTTAATGGACGAGCCAACCAACCACTTAGACATTGAAGCAAAGGAAGTTTTAGAAAATGCTCTGCAGGACTTTGACGGAACCTTGCTCTTCGTTTCCCATGACCGTTACTTTATCAATCAGCTGTCTAACAAGATTGTGGCGGTCAAAGACGGCCAGGCCAAAGTATACGAAGGCGACTATTCATATTACCTCGACGAAAAGGCCAAGCAGGATGCCACTGAGCAAGATAATAATGCACTGATGCAAAATGAAGATAAGAGCGATAGTGGTTCACAAAAATTATCGTACCAGGAACAAAAGCAGCGTGATTCGCAAAAACGAAAATTGGAACGAGATGTCAGTCAAGCCGAAGACAAGATTGACGATCTAGAAAAACAGCAGGCAGCAATTGAAGAGAAAATGGCGAATCCAGAAATTGCCACTAATTTTGATAAGTTAGGACCGCTGCAGGAACAGTTAACAGAAATCAGCCAAAAACTTGATAAGGCAAACACCGCTTGGGAGCAAGCCGTTGATGCATTAGATAAATTTGAATAA
- a CDS encoding fructose-6-phosphate aldolase, translating to MEFLLDTADDAAIAKYKEIIPLAGVTTNPSIMKKEGKVDFFERLKKIKEIIGANRALHVQVVATTRDGIIKDAHRIIAELGKETYVKIPVTQEGLAAIRVLKKEGVRITATAIYTELQGYLAICAGADYLAPYYNRMLESNINAKEVLSYFVEAIARTGSKTQVLAASFHTVQQINEAIESGAQAVTVAPEFIEKGLENHLIMDAVSDFSSDWSQIHGAGSIVDL from the coding sequence ATGGAATTTCTGTTAGATACAGCTGATGATGCTGCGATTGCAAAATACAAAGAAATAATTCCCTTGGCTGGTGTGACTACCAATCCGTCAATTATGAAAAAAGAAGGCAAAGTTGACTTCTTCGAACGACTGAAAAAAATTAAGGAAATTATTGGCGCAAACCGTGCCTTGCATGTACAAGTAGTTGCTACAACCAGAGACGGCATTATTAAAGATGCACACAGAATAATTGCTGAACTGGGAAAAGAAACCTATGTTAAAATTCCTGTGACGCAAGAGGGCTTGGCAGCGATTAGGGTGCTGAAAAAAGAGGGCGTTAGAATAACTGCAACGGCGATTTACACCGAATTGCAGGGCTATTTAGCAATCTGTGCCGGTGCTGATTATCTTGCCCCGTATTATAACCGGATGCTGGAAAGTAATATCAATGCTAAGGAAGTTCTTTCTTACTTTGTCGAAGCCATTGCAAGAACAGGGAGTAAGACTCAAGTATTGGCTGCCAGTTTCCACACCGTTCAACAAATAAATGAGGCAATTGAAAGCGGAGCTCAGGCAGTGACAGTTGCTCCTGAGTTTATTGAAAAGGGACTGGAAAACCATTTGATTATGGATGCGGTTAGCGACTTTAGCTCAGACTGGTCCCAGATACATGGTGCTGGTTCGATTGTTGATTTATAA